Proteins from one Chromatiales bacterium genomic window:
- a CDS encoding ribose-phosphate pyrophosphokinase, translating to MPNIAILAGNANPELAQRIARHLKQPLGRVQVGKFSDGEVLVEVYENVRGRDVFIVQSTCPPVNDNLIELLVLADACRRASAASITAVIPYFGYARQDRRPRAARVPITASMVARMISESGIKHVLTVDLHADQIQGFFSIPVDNVYSSPVLLGDLWRCKYEPMVIVSPDVGGVVRARAIAKRMDDAELAIIDKRRPRANVSEVMNIIGEVEDKVCVLIDDMVDTAGTLCHAAAALKDHGASRVVAYVTHAVLSGPAVDRIASSGLDELVVTDTIPLSAPAIATGRIRQLSVAELLAETMRRISQAESVSSMYLD from the coding sequence CTGCCCAATATTGCGATTCTTGCCGGCAATGCCAATCCGGAACTCGCCCAGCGCATTGCCCGCCACCTGAAGCAGCCGCTCGGCCGTGTGCAGGTTGGCAAGTTCAGCGATGGCGAAGTGCTGGTCGAGGTTTACGAGAACGTACGCGGGCGTGACGTGTTCATCGTGCAGTCCACCTGCCCGCCGGTCAACGACAACCTGATCGAGCTGCTGGTGCTTGCCGATGCCTGTCGGCGCGCTTCGGCGGCCAGCATAACGGCGGTCATCCCCTACTTCGGATACGCGCGCCAGGATCGCCGCCCGCGTGCTGCCCGCGTGCCGATCACGGCCAGCATGGTGGCACGGATGATCTCCGAGTCGGGTATCAAGCATGTGCTGACGGTCGATCTGCACGCCGACCAGATCCAGGGCTTTTTTTCCATTCCGGTCGACAACGTCTACTCGTCGCCCGTGCTGCTCGGCGACCTGTGGCGCTGCAAGTACGAGCCGATGGTCATCGTCTCACCCGATGTCGGTGGCGTGGTTCGCGCCCGGGCGATCGCCAAGCGCATGGACGATGCCGAGCTTGCGATCATCGACAAACGCCGGCCGCGCGCGAACGTGTCCGAAGTGATGAACATCATCGGTGAAGTCGAAGACAAGGTCTGCGTGCTTATCGATGACATGGTGGATACGGCCGGTACGCTGTGTCATGCCGCCGCAGCACTCAAGGATCATGGCGCCAGCCGCGTGGTGGCTTATGTCACCCATGCGGTCCTTTCCGGTCCGGCGGTTGACCGGATCGCCAGTTCCGGGCTCGATGAGCTGGTGGTCACCGATACCATTCCGTTGTCGGCGCCGGCCATTGCCACGGGCCGCATCCGGCAGCTAAGCGTGGCTGAACTGCTGGCCGAGACCATGCGCCGTATCAGCCAGGCTGAATCAGTCAGCTCCATGTATCTGGACTGA
- a CDS encoding tetratricopeptide repeat protein gives MSVLTNAVAADAPDSPDLHLQLAEQALQDRELVTAAREFTVAAELSDDVTLVERATQFTFGVGFDALAERAAERWTVLAPDNQIAYAILGRLQLRRHAIDAATASFERALGSVEPRRDEVYLALASDLGTEGNAQLVTRLLSRLAAQDPLAPGLQLALGTAALRSGNPELALAAGERASQDDPGWTEPQLLVARALMATGRTDEGLERAAALVAEDESPLSDLAYSRLLADAGKIDAARARLDGLVSRYGERTEITRTLAFIDMAAGDLDAADRRFEELETAGQDRFESFYYRALIAVEKGDAEGARRYYQRISSGPYLVPAQLAIAETLRREDQLESAIENLEAFREDHPAQAWEVFRYQAELLQLAGRPVEALAVYDEALEYKPASIEILLSRSGLLEQLDRIDDALADLERAVQIAPDDALVLNAYGYILANRTHRSRAAWIQVRRALELAPHNPPILDSVGWALFRMGRHEEARSYLEEAYALLQDPELASHLAEIYWKLDERERARELLNATLEAWPDSKPAQQTAERLLH, from the coding sequence TTGTCGGTCCTGACAAACGCGGTCGCTGCCGATGCCCCGGACAGCCCGGATCTCCACCTCCAGCTGGCCGAGCAGGCCCTGCAGGACAGGGAGCTGGTTACGGCTGCCCGCGAGTTCACGGTTGCGGCCGAACTCAGTGACGACGTGACACTGGTCGAGCGGGCGACCCAGTTTACGTTTGGTGTCGGCTTTGATGCGCTGGCGGAGCGTGCTGCAGAACGCTGGACGGTGCTTGCGCCGGACAACCAGATCGCCTACGCGATCCTCGGGCGACTGCAGTTGCGGCGACATGCGATCGATGCAGCAACCGCGAGCTTTGAGCGCGCGCTCGGCTCCGTGGAGCCGCGCCGTGACGAGGTCTATCTCGCGCTTGCCAGTGACCTGGGCACGGAGGGCAATGCGCAACTGGTGACCCGGCTCTTGTCTCGTCTTGCGGCACAGGATCCGCTGGCGCCGGGCTTGCAGCTCGCGCTCGGTACCGCGGCATTGCGGTCGGGGAATCCTGAACTCGCCCTTGCTGCCGGAGAGCGCGCGTCCCAGGACGATCCGGGCTGGACCGAACCGCAGCTGCTTGTCGCACGCGCGCTGATGGCGACAGGACGGACGGATGAAGGCCTGGAGCGTGCCGCTGCGCTGGTGGCCGAAGACGAGAGCCCGCTGTCGGATCTCGCCTATTCCCGGCTGCTCGCCGATGCCGGCAAGATCGATGCGGCGCGCGCCAGGCTCGATGGACTGGTTTCACGCTACGGTGAGCGCACTGAAATCACCCGCACACTGGCATTTATCGATATGGCTGCCGGTGATCTGGATGCCGCGGACCGGCGCTTCGAAGAACTGGAAACGGCTGGCCAGGACCGTTTTGAAAGCTTCTATTACCGGGCGCTGATTGCCGTGGAGAAGGGCGATGCGGAGGGCGCACGCCGCTACTATCAGCGGATCAGTTCCGGGCCCTATCTGGTGCCGGCGCAACTTGCCATCGCCGAAACCTTGCGGCGTGAAGACCAGCTGGAGAGTGCGATCGAAAACCTGGAGGCTTTCAGGGAGGACCATCCGGCGCAGGCCTGGGAGGTGTTCCGGTATCAGGCGGAGTTGCTGCAGCTCGCCGGACGTCCGGTCGAGGCACTCGCGGTATACGACGAGGCGCTCGAGTACAAGCCGGCTTCGATTGAAATCCTGCTCTCGCGCAGTGGCCTCCTGGAGCAGCTCGACCGGATTGACGATGCGCTTGCCGATCTGGAGCGGGCGGTGCAGATCGCGCCGGACGATGCCCTGGTGCTCAATGCCTACGGTTATATTCTCGCCAATCGCACACACCGGAGCCGGGCCGCCTGGATCCAGGTCCGACGCGCGCTCGAGCTGGCGCCTCACAATCCGCCCATCCTGGACAGCGTCGGCTGGGCACTGTTCAGGATGGGCCGCCATGAAGAGGCGCGCAGCTATCTCGAGGAGGCCTACGCGCTGCTGCAGGATCCTGAGCTGGCGAGCCACCTTGCCGAGATCTACTGGAAGCTGGACGAACGCGAGCGGGCCCGCGAACTCCTGAATGCGACGCTCGAGGCCTGGCCGGACAGCAAGCCGGCGCAACAGACTGCGGAGCGGCTGCTGCATTGA
- a CDS encoding 50S ribosomal protein L25/general stress protein Ctc, with protein sequence MAHQFNIAAETRRDAGKGASRRLRREGKIPGIMYGGGEAPIGIAFDANALHRGMAEEAFLSSILNVTLDGKTLQAIVRDYQPHPARRTVLHLDLQRVVATEELRMTVPLHFINEALSKGVKLGGGSVSHLMTEIEISCLPKDLPEYIEVDIEPMELNDMLHLRDLKLPEGVVIPGFVAHTDSDLPVVHLHVLHVVEEPVAEAAAATTEAAAAPAAGAEKAAEKPKTDKK encoded by the coding sequence ATGGCACATCAGTTCAATATCGCCGCGGAAACCCGGCGTGATGCAGGGAAAGGTGCGAGCCGCCGCCTGCGTCGCGAAGGCAAGATTCCCGGCATCATGTACGGCGGCGGAGAAGCTCCCATTGGCATCGCCTTCGACGCAAATGCCCTGCACCGGGGCATGGCCGAAGAGGCGTTTCTTTCCAGCATTCTCAATGTCACGCTGGATGGCAAGACACTGCAGGCGATCGTCCGTGACTATCAGCCGCATCCGGCCCGACGTACCGTATTGCACCTCGATCTGCAGCGCGTCGTAGCCACCGAAGAACTGCGCATGACGGTGCCGCTGCACTTCATCAACGAGGCGCTGTCCAAGGGCGTCAAGCTGGGTGGTGGTTCGGTTTCGCATCTCATGACCGAAATCGAGATCAGCTGTCTGCCGAAGGATCTGCCGGAATATATCGAGGTCGATATCGAACCGATGGAACTCAACGACATGCTGCATCTGCGCGACCTGAAGTTGCCGGAAGGCGTCGTGATCCCGGGTTTCGTCGCACATACCGACAGCGATCTGCCGGTCGTGCATCTGCATGTCCTGCATGTGGTTGAAGAACCGGTGGCCGAGGCGGCCGCTGCCACTACTGAAGCGGCCGCAGCGCCCGCAGCCGGCGCCGAGAAGGCTGCCGAGAAGCCGAAGACTGACAAGAAGTAG
- a CDS encoding cysteine synthase A: MTQPAFTRLVDCIGNTPLIRLNHFSDASGCEILGKAEFMNPGGSVKDRAALGIVRDAERRGTLRPGGIIVEGTAGNTGIGLAVVGNSLGYRTVIVMPDNQSRDKVDTLRAYGADVRLVPAVPFTNPDHFVHQSRRLAEALDKSSPQGAAWANQFDNTANRDWHEQTTAAEIWAQTNGSVHAFVCSVGTGGTLAGTARGLKARNTAIRIGLADPQGSALYNYYTHGALKAEGGSISEGIGNSRVTANLEGTPVDVAFQIPDSESIPLVYELIRKEGLLVGGSSAVNLAGALRMAGMLGPGHVIVTLLCDSGLRYRQRLFNRQFLAEKGLTLPDWLKLEA, encoded by the coding sequence ATGACCCAGCCCGCATTCACCCGACTCGTGGACTGCATCGGCAACACGCCGCTGATCCGCCTCAACCATTTCTCGGACGCCAGCGGTTGCGAGATCCTCGGCAAGGCCGAGTTCATGAATCCGGGCGGGTCGGTCAAGGATCGCGCAGCGCTCGGCATCGTGCGCGATGCCGAACGGCGCGGCACGCTCCGGCCAGGCGGCATCATCGTCGAAGGGACCGCCGGGAATACCGGCATCGGTCTCGCCGTGGTGGGCAACAGTCTCGGCTATCGCACGGTCATCGTGATGCCTGACAACCAGAGTCGGGACAAGGTCGATACGCTGCGCGCCTATGGTGCCGATGTGCGGCTGGTGCCGGCCGTCCCCTTCACGAATCCGGACCACTTCGTGCATCAGTCACGACGCCTGGCCGAGGCGCTGGACAAGAGTTCCCCGCAGGGCGCGGCGTGGGCCAACCAGTTCGACAACACGGCCAATCGCGACTGGCACGAGCAGACCACGGCGGCCGAGATCTGGGCACAGACCAACGGCAGCGTGCATGCCTTCGTCTGCTCGGTCGGCACCGGCGGCACGCTGGCCGGTACCGCGCGCGGCCTGAAGGCGCGCAATACCGCGATCCGGATCGGTCTTGCCGATCCCCAGGGCTCTGCGCTGTATAACTATTACACGCACGGTGCACTCAAGGCCGAGGGCGGTTCGATCAGCGAAGGCATCGGCAACAGCCGGGTTACCGCCAATCTCGAAGGCACACCCGTGGATGTCGCCTTCCAGATCCCGGACAGCGAATCGATTCCGCTCGTCTATGAACTGATCCGGAAAGAAGGCCTGCTGGTCGGCGGCTCCAGTGCCGTAAACCTCGCCGGCGCCTTGCGCATGGCAGGAATGCTGGGCCCCGGTCACGTGATCGTGACCCTGCTGTGCGACTCGGGGCTACGCTACCGGCAGCGGCTGTTCAACAGGCAGTTTCTGGCCGAAAAGGGACTGACGCTGCCCGACTGGCTGAAACTTGAGGCCTGA
- a CDS encoding cytochrome b/b6 domain-containing protein, with the protein MSKQLAPGIQDRRSTIMGYVLALLFFVLFINIINLPRTALDQRATLRLIHDSLGLIVLLLAAVRLYWYYRDPAPRPPQGLPESSFAFNRAILVFLYATFTVTGVIGFIYAWGEGRDIVLFGATLPAMVARGEAVRIPMGYLHSSLGFYYLMLLSIWFVFGFYQHWRYKVGLRRLLPGARV; encoded by the coding sequence ATGAGCAAGCAACTGGCGCCAGGCATACAGGACCGGCGTTCGACGATCATGGGTTATGTGCTCGCGCTGCTGTTCTTCGTACTGTTCATAAACATCATCAATCTGCCGAGAACCGCGCTCGATCAGCGGGCCACGCTGCGGCTGATCCACGACAGTCTCGGCCTGATCGTGCTGTTGCTGGCGGCAGTTCGACTGTACTGGTACTACCGTGACCCCGCACCCCGGCCACCGCAGGGCCTGCCGGAGAGTTCCTTTGCCTTCAACCGGGCCATTCTGGTGTTCCTCTACGCGACCTTTACGGTCACCGGAGTGATCGGCTTCATCTATGCATGGGGCGAAGGGCGCGACATCGTACTGTTTGGCGCAACCCTGCCGGCGATGGTGGCGCGCGGGGAAGCGGTGCGCATTCCCATGGGTTATCTGCACAGTTCGCTCGGGTTCTACTATCTGATGCTGCTTTCCATCTGGTTTGTCTTCGGTTTTTACCAGCATTGGCGCTACAAGGTCGGCCTGCGCCGGCTGCTGCCTGGCGCCCGGGTCTGA
- the lolB gene encoding outer membrane lipoprotein LolB, whose translation MIRCTGQRGCLTTLRLLSLFLPLLAGCATQRVEAPVSAESPAVRQERLLGLVQWEARGRVAFRSADKGGQGSLQWLQDGAATRIHLSGPFGAGAYQIDSLPGQITVQSRGSEAALEYLGPDAAERFLVEQVGWSFPVRSVRYWLLGLADPATPAVQQSDAAGRLRELLQSGWVVRYEDYAQGAATWLPHKLVVEREDVRLRFVIDRWLF comes from the coding sequence TTGATCAGGTGTACCGGTCAGCGGGGCTGTCTGACGACCCTGCGCCTGTTGTCCTTGTTCCTCCCGCTGCTGGCCGGCTGTGCCACCCAACGCGTGGAAGCTCCAGTCAGCGCAGAGTCACCGGCCGTGCGCCAGGAACGTTTGCTCGGACTGGTCCAGTGGGAAGCGCGTGGTCGCGTTGCCTTCAGGTCCGCGGACAAGGGCGGGCAGGGCAGTCTGCAGTGGTTGCAGGATGGTGCTGCCACGCGGATTCACCTCAGTGGACCGTTTGGGGCCGGCGCCTATCAGATCGACTCGCTGCCCGGGCAGATCACTGTCCAGTCGCGCGGCTCCGAAGCCGCGCTCGAGTATCTCGGGCCGGATGCAGCGGAGCGGTTTCTGGTCGAGCAGGTGGGCTGGTCTTTTCCGGTGCGCAGCGTGCGCTACTGGCTGCTCGGTCTGGCAGATCCTGCGACGCCGGCGGTACAACAGTCTGATGCCGCCGGGAGGCTCCGCGAGCTGCTGCAATCGGGTTGGGTCGTGCGCTATGAAGACTATGCACAGGGTGCTGCCACGTGGCTGCCGCACAAGCTGGTGGTCGAGCGGGAAGATGTGCGCTTGCGTTTCGTGATCGACAGGTGGCTGTTCTGA
- the prfA gene encoding peptide chain release factor 1, translating to MQASIVGKLEKLAARAEELGGLLTDPKILGDQARFRDLSREYAQIEPVVRLFHTWRKTEGDQAAAMDMINDSDAELRRLGQEELARARSELDAIETQVRLQLIAKDPYDDSNIYLEIRAAAGGDEAAIFAGDLFRMYSKYAESRGWQIEIVNSSAGEHGGYKEIISRIIGHGAYSRLKFESGAHRVQRVPETEAQGRVHTSTCTVAVLPEPEEIDAIAINPAELRIDTYRASGAGGQHVNKTDSAVRITHLPSGLVVECQDERSQHKNRARALALLKARLLDSALRKQHSEQAERRKSQVGTGDRSERIRTYNYAQSRVTDHRINLTLYKLDFILEGDLDQVIEPLINEYQAEQLAALDN from the coding sequence ATGCAGGCCTCCATTGTCGGAAAACTCGAGAAACTTGCCGCCCGCGCCGAAGAGCTGGGCGGATTGCTGACCGACCCGAAGATACTCGGTGACCAGGCCCGCTTCCGCGACCTGTCCCGCGAATACGCACAGATCGAACCCGTGGTCCGCCTGTTTCACACCTGGCGGAAGACCGAGGGCGACCAGGCAGCAGCAATGGACATGATCAATGACAGCGATGCGGAGCTGCGCCGCCTGGGACAGGAAGAACTCGCGCGCGCACGCAGTGAGCTCGATGCCATCGAGACGCAGGTGCGGTTGCAGCTGATCGCGAAGGATCCCTACGACGACAGCAATATCTATCTGGAGATCCGTGCGGCGGCCGGCGGCGACGAAGCGGCGATTTTCGCCGGCGACCTGTTCCGCATGTATTCGAAATATGCGGAGTCGCGCGGCTGGCAGATCGAGATCGTGAATTCCAGTGCCGGCGAACATGGCGGCTACAAGGAGATCATCAGCCGGATCATCGGTCACGGCGCCTATTCACGGCTCAAGTTCGAATCCGGCGCCCACCGCGTGCAGCGCGTACCGGAAACGGAAGCGCAGGGACGCGTGCACACCTCCACCTGTACGGTGGCCGTGTTGCCCGAACCCGAGGAGATCGACGCCATAGCGATCAACCCGGCGGAGCTGCGGATTGACACCTACCGGGCCTCCGGGGCCGGTGGCCAGCACGTCAACAAGACCGACTCGGCAGTGCGCATCACGCATCTGCCTTCGGGGCTCGTCGTGGAATGCCAGGATGAACGTTCGCAGCACAAGAACCGGGCCCGGGCGCTCGCCCTGCTCAAGGCCAGACTGCTCGACTCGGCACTGCGCAAACAGCACAGCGAACAGGCCGAGCGGCGCAAGAGCCAGGTCGGCACCGGCGACCGGTCCGAGCGCATCCGCACCTATAATTACGCGCAGAGCCGGGTCACCGATCACCGCATCAATCTGACGCTGTACAAGCTCGACTTCATCCTGGAAGGCGATCTGGACCAGGTGATCGAACCCCTGATCAATGAGTACCAGGCGGAACAGCTCGCTGCACTCGACAACTGA
- a CDS encoding pyridoxamine 5'-phosphate oxidase family protein has protein sequence MSVAHKWLEQEPWPTAVMPKPLLESRIERVLTMTNIGYLGTVRKDGSPIVSPVEFYADGLSVYIFPQPNSPKVKALRRDPRVSFAVANPMAGWACVMGAQFFGKGTLLDPDTPEWEHGMKVFKWVASSFELGKINAQPPRGQLLRIDPDRIVYTEHFMRKEGYAPRQIWEPGASGAKVVPGRNAPV, from the coding sequence TTGAGTGTCGCTCACAAATGGCTTGAACAGGAACCATGGCCCACAGCGGTAATGCCCAAGCCGCTGCTCGAATCGCGTATCGAGCGGGTGCTGACCATGACCAATATCGGATATCTGGGTACGGTCAGAAAGGATGGCTCACCCATCGTCAGTCCTGTCGAGTTCTATGCGGACGGGCTGTCGGTGTACATTTTTCCGCAACCCAACAGCCCCAAGGTCAAGGCCCTGCGCCGCGACCCCCGGGTGAGTTTCGCGGTCGCCAACCCCATGGCGGGCTGGGCTTGCGTCATGGGTGCGCAGTTTTTCGGCAAGGGCACCCTGCTGGATCCGGATACGCCGGAGTGGGAGCACGGGATGAAGGTCTTCAAGTGGGTGGCTTCAAGTTTCGAGCTCGGCAAGATCAATGCGCAGCCGCCCCGAGGCCAGTTGCTGCGCATCGATCCGGACCGGATCGTCTATACCGAGCACTTCATGCGCAAGGAAGGTTACGCCCCGCGGCAGATCTGGGAACCGGGCGCATCGGGCGCGAAGGTTGTTCCAGGCAGGAATGCCCCGGTTTAG
- the pth gene encoding aminoacyl-tRNA hydrolase — protein MLIVGLGNPGPKHVGDRHNVGFWLADLLAAHIGTTFSTAQKLQGEECRGVLAGKPVRIVKPATYMNRSGQCVRRVLAYYNIPMEQLLVLHDELDLPAGSARLKRGGGHGGHNGLRDILASCGPDFMRLRIGIGHPGHKDLVTDYVLHAPGRAERCEIVEALGECLKAIELLTASGPEAAMQQLHSALPRKNGGAGFGPAG, from the coding sequence ATGCTGATCGTGGGGCTTGGTAATCCCGGTCCGAAGCATGTCGGTGATCGCCACAACGTCGGCTTCTGGCTGGCGGATCTGCTTGCGGCTCATATCGGTACAACATTCTCGACTGCGCAGAAGCTGCAGGGCGAGGAGTGCCGTGGCGTGCTTGCCGGCAAGCCAGTGCGCATCGTCAAACCCGCGACCTACATGAATCGCAGCGGGCAGTGTGTCCGGCGGGTTCTCGCCTATTACAACATCCCGATGGAGCAGCTGCTGGTCCTGCACGATGAACTCGACCTGCCAGCCGGCAGTGCGCGTCTCAAGCGTGGTGGCGGACATGGTGGACACAATGGGCTGCGCGACATCCTCGCGAGCTGCGGGCCCGACTTCATGCGCCTGCGCATCGGCATCGGCCACCCCGGCCACAAGGATCTGGTTACTGACTATGTACTGCATGCCCCGGGCAGGGCCGAGCGCTGCGAAATCGTCGAGGCGCTCGGCGAATGCCTGAAGGCCATCGAGCTGCTGACGGCAAGCGGGCCTGAAGCAGCGATGCAGCAGCTGCACTCGGCCCTGCCGCGCAAGAATGGCGGCGCCGGGTTCGGGCCGGCCGGCTGA